In a single window of the Elusimicrobiota bacterium genome:
- a CDS encoding class I SAM-dependent methyltransferase: MNYSEHKTPCQFLASYKYVKPYLAEKKVLDIGCATGEYLQTFSKDSIGIDLSSPNVDICRQKGLKVKETDINQPLPFQNAEFDVVFCSHVLEHVDSPVFLLREINRVLKKNGITIICLPTEISIARVLKDKYFEAHRGHLYSFTISNMRRLFEYCNFKYEKVIIDINWVRKLYLWWLLWLVQRLPLVCSIWWSNAFWVIGRKIDDTKKI, encoded by the coding sequence ATGAATTATTCTGAACATAAAACACCGTGCCAATTTCTGGCATCATATAAGTATGTAAAACCATATCTTGCTGAGAAGAAAGTGCTGGATATTGGTTGTGCAACAGGTGAATATCTTCAGACATTCTCAAAGGACTCTATTGGTATAGATCTTTCAAGCCCGAATGTTGATATTTGTAGACAGAAAGGTTTAAAAGTAAAAGAAACAGATATAAATCAACCGCTTCCATTCCAGAATGCTGAATTTGATGTTGTTTTCTGTTCGCATGTTTTAGAGCATGTGGATTCACCGGTGTTTCTACTCAGAGAAATAAACCGGGTCTTAAAAAAGAATGGTATTACAATAATATGTCTACCAACCGAGATTAGCATTGCGAGAGTATTAAAAGATAAGTATTTTGAAGCACACAGGGGGCATCTATATTCATTCACAATCTCTAATATGAGGAGATTATTTGAATATTGCAATTTTAAGTATGAAAAAGTTATTATTGATATCAACTGGGTAAGAAAACTTTATCTGTGGTGGCTTTTGTGGCTTGTCCAGAGACTTCCACTTGTATGTAGTATATGGTGGTCAAATGCGTTCTGGGTAATAGGGAGAAAAATTGATGATACAAAAAAAATTTGA
- a CDS encoding methyltransferase domain-containing protein: MIQKKFDEEQLLEFYKTSEEYLKRLNKHKDDYFRNYLSLLEPESTDSFFLDVGCGTGYAVLKLAEKGFKGVGIDISPLFIEEAKKIARNYHLEQNVDFVAANVSSIPYPDETFI; this comes from the coding sequence ATGATACAAAAAAAATTTGACGAAGAACAACTATTAGAATTCTATAAAACATCAGAAGAATACCTCAAAAGATTAAACAAGCATAAAGATGATTATTTTAGAAATTATCTGTCGCTTTTAGAACCAGAATCTACTGATAGTTTTTTTCTTGATGTTGGCTGTGGAACTGGCTATGCGGTTTTGAAACTGGCAGAAAAAGGGTTTAAAGGTGTTGGAATTGATATATCCCCGCTTTTTATAGAAGAAGCCAAAAAAATTGCTAGAAATTATCATCTAGAACAAAATGTAGATTTTGTAGCCGCAAATGTTTCATCAATTCCATATCCGGATGAAACATTTATTTAA